From one Caldithrix abyssi DSM 13497 genomic stretch:
- a CDS encoding TetR/AcrR family transcriptional regulator has product MIGELTPLQKERQDKILQAAARYFARVHFHEADMDSIARDAGVGKGTLYRYFKNKEDLYLKTIQYLSVQAFEHLHEKAGQASSFKDYLETIIDTAIDYFVQHPDTFSMVLMSNLARIPAVLQAMEQATGKYFHSFKNHMEQAIASNEILPLDAKIVYSTLFAMIINAVHSILLRRSGDAETFKQTIKTILLQGLIKE; this is encoded by the coding sequence ATGATCGGAGAATTGACGCCTTTACAAAAGGAACGACAGGATAAAATTTTGCAGGCCGCGGCCCGCTATTTTGCCCGCGTCCATTTTCATGAGGCTGACATGGATTCCATCGCCCGCGATGCCGGCGTGGGTAAGGGCACGCTTTATCGTTATTTTAAAAACAAAGAAGACCTTTACCTAAAAACCATTCAATACTTAAGCGTTCAGGCCTTTGAACATCTGCACGAAAAGGCCGGACAAGCTTCATCCTTTAAGGACTATCTGGAGACCATCATCGACACGGCCATTGACTATTTTGTGCAGCATCCCGACACCTTTTCCATGGTGCTGATGTCCAATCTGGCGCGCATTCCCGCCGTATTGCAAGCCATGGAACAGGCGACCGGAAAGTATTTCCACAGCTTTAAAAATCACATGGAACAAGCCATTGCCAGCAATGAAATTTTGCCGCTGGATGCAAAAATCGTTTACAGTACGCTGTTTGCGATGATCATCAATGCGGTGCATTCCATTCTGCTGCGTCGGAGCGGCGATGCGGAAACTTTTAAACAAACCATCAAAACCATTCTGTTACAGGGACTAATAAAGGAATGA
- a CDS encoding TolC family protein, translating into MKRNYLSYVILFLLFAGIHLGQAQTLTLDEAIDRALKNNELIKRQEERLIQKEHANLEAWGNFLPQVKVEAGYTHLNKPLEIDLNFLREGLLQLQTSDQVKMANLQSLILNGRPLTDAELARVQQQAYLALDAALPPFALAFKDQDYKSATLLGVQPLFLGGKLIAAKKFASSELQASKQELYKTRNDVIQQVVKNYLAVVLMNEVVKTRQNVLQAMLRHQTQAQKLFAQGLISKSDVLRARVAVAEARRNLFDDQNNLELAEIALRHSLALDDQTPIVINDSLVYKALNDSLETFLRLAREGQPVLKLLSFKEQSAAQKFAAERAEFLPQVAAFGKYEMYPEYLSILEPRWAVGFRLQINLFNGFKDYNKLQEARHLKKEVHLLKTHTQRQIDLWVQKAYRQMRNAETRYLQLASDIALARENLRSQQKRFEAGLGTSLDVIDANLILEKEQIARHQSLFDYYQSMVELFAAAGNPAKIKEIWK; encoded by the coding sequence ATGAAACGGAACTATTTGTCTTACGTCATACTGTTTTTGCTTTTCGCAGGAATACATTTGGGTCAGGCGCAGACGCTGACCCTGGACGAAGCGATCGATCGGGCTTTAAAAAACAATGAGCTCATCAAACGTCAGGAAGAACGACTCATCCAAAAAGAACATGCCAATCTGGAAGCCTGGGGAAATTTTTTACCACAGGTCAAAGTAGAAGCCGGCTACACTCACCTGAACAAGCCATTGGAAATCGATTTAAACTTTTTGCGCGAGGGCCTTTTACAACTTCAAACCAGCGATCAGGTAAAAATGGCCAATTTGCAAAGCCTGATCTTAAACGGTCGGCCGTTAACCGACGCTGAACTGGCTCGGGTTCAGCAGCAGGCCTACCTTGCTCTGGATGCGGCTCTACCGCCTTTTGCCCTGGCATTCAAAGATCAGGATTACAAAAGCGCAACCTTATTGGGCGTCCAGCCTCTTTTTTTAGGCGGAAAGCTGATTGCCGCTAAAAAATTTGCTTCGTCTGAATTGCAGGCCAGCAAACAGGAACTTTACAAAACCAGAAACGACGTCATCCAGCAGGTCGTAAAAAACTACCTGGCCGTCGTTTTAATGAACGAAGTGGTCAAGACGCGCCAGAATGTTTTACAGGCTATGTTGCGCCATCAAACCCAGGCCCAAAAATTGTTTGCTCAGGGATTGATTTCCAAAAGCGACGTACTGCGCGCACGGGTTGCCGTGGCCGAGGCCAGACGAAACCTATTTGATGATCAAAATAACCTGGAACTGGCCGAAATTGCCCTGCGGCACAGTCTTGCCCTGGATGACCAAACGCCCATCGTGATTAACGACTCGCTGGTTTACAAAGCATTGAACGATTCGCTGGAAACGTTTTTACGGCTGGCCAGAGAAGGTCAACCTGTTTTAAAACTGCTCTCTTTTAAAGAACAGTCTGCCGCGCAAAAATTTGCAGCAGAACGCGCCGAGTTTTTGCCGCAGGTGGCCGCTTTTGGTAAATACGAAATGTATCCCGAATACCTTTCCATTCTCGAACCGCGCTGGGCTGTTGGATTTCGCTTACAGATTAACCTCTTCAATGGTTTTAAAGACTACAACAAGCTGCAGGAGGCCAGACATCTGAAAAAAGAAGTTCATCTTTTAAAAACACATACGCAGCGACAAATCGATTTATGGGTGCAAAAGGCCTACCGCCAGATGCGTAATGCGGAAACGCGCTATCTGCAACTGGCTTCAGACATTGCGCTGGCGCGTGAAAATCTTCGTTCGCAGCAAAAACGTTTCGAGGCGGGGCTGGGCACTTCGCTGGATGTAATCGACGCCAATTTGATCCTGGAAAAAGAACAAATTGCCCGCCACCAATCGCTATTTGATTACTACCAGTCCATGGTTGAACTCTTTGCCGCCGCTGGAAATCCGGCAAAAATCAAGGAAATCTGGAAATAA
- a CDS encoding IS1182 family transposase, with translation MKPKRCRKIPFKTTDQNQLTILPPSLDELIDPNHMVRFINAIIDKMDIDFLIKEYKGGGRAAYHPRMLLKVVIYAYTQKIFTSRQIAKALRENIHFMWLSGNSRPDFRTINRFRSSRLKGKIEEVFTYVVEQLLELGYIELNDLFIDGSKFQANANKYKAVWKKNVDRYQRVLQEKLKELLKKIDNENDLENRLYGNKDLGELGEDVTLSSHQIEQIVDILNERLKKEPDNKELKRAKNKIEKDYLPRQRKYEKQRKLLNGRNSYSQTDPDATFMSKKRDHHNNTDLLPSYNVQVGSENQFIVNYTINQNANDSVLLKPFMESYKRCYGRQPNRVIGDAGYGSEENYAYLESEGVEAYIKYSSYYKEQKKSYKENPFLIDNMRYDPELDRYECPAGRYLEYVGEQENVTSTGFKVKHRIYRSESCEGCVLKEKCYKGQTARVVRVNVMLNDYKKQVRSRLNTEEGRKLISKRGSEIETIFGQIKHNLGIRGFLLRGLDKVKTEFGIIAVAYNLKGSTGIFVKNKNNP, from the coding sequence ATGAAGCCAAAACGTTGTCGGAAAATCCCATTTAAAACTACCGATCAAAACCAACTTACTATTCTTCCGCCTTCATTAGATGAGCTCATAGACCCCAATCATATGGTTCGGTTTATCAATGCCATCATAGACAAGATGGATATTGATTTTTTAATTAAAGAATACAAAGGAGGCGGTCGGGCCGCGTATCATCCGCGGATGCTATTAAAAGTAGTCATTTATGCCTATACGCAGAAGATATTTACTTCGCGCCAGATAGCTAAGGCCTTAAGAGAGAATATTCATTTCATGTGGTTATCAGGGAACAGTCGTCCGGATTTTAGGACGATAAATCGTTTTCGTTCATCACGATTGAAGGGAAAAATAGAGGAAGTATTCACCTATGTAGTTGAGCAATTATTGGAGTTGGGCTATATCGAATTAAATGATCTTTTTATAGACGGGAGCAAATTTCAGGCGAATGCGAATAAATACAAGGCAGTCTGGAAGAAGAATGTAGACCGTTACCAGAGAGTACTTCAAGAGAAGCTAAAGGAATTACTAAAGAAGATAGATAACGAGAATGATTTAGAGAATCGTTTATACGGTAATAAAGATTTAGGAGAATTAGGAGAGGATGTTACTTTAAGCTCTCATCAGATTGAACAAATAGTTGATATATTGAATGAGCGGTTAAAAAAGGAACCGGACAATAAGGAATTAAAGAGAGCAAAAAATAAAATAGAGAAGGATTATTTACCGCGCCAACGTAAATATGAAAAGCAACGAAAGCTTCTAAATGGTAGGAATAGCTATAGCCAGACGGACCCGGATGCTACCTTTATGAGTAAGAAGCGGGATCATCATAATAATACGGATTTGCTTCCGAGTTATAATGTTCAGGTAGGAAGTGAGAATCAATTTATAGTGAATTATACGATAAATCAGAACGCGAATGATAGCGTATTATTAAAGCCCTTTATGGAGTCATACAAGCGTTGTTATGGTAGGCAACCAAATCGAGTAATAGGCGATGCAGGCTATGGAAGTGAGGAGAATTATGCATATTTGGAATCAGAAGGTGTAGAAGCTTATATCAAATACAGTAGTTATTACAAAGAGCAAAAGAAGTCATACAAAGAGAATCCTTTTTTGATAGATAACATGCGGTATGATCCTGAATTAGATCGCTATGAATGTCCTGCCGGTCGGTATTTAGAATATGTTGGAGAACAGGAAAATGTTACGTCGACGGGATTTAAAGTAAAGCATCGTATTTACCGTAGTGAGAGTTGTGAAGGCTGTGTATTGAAAGAGAAGTGCTATAAGGGCCAGACTGCGCGTGTTGTTAGAGTAAATGTCATGCTTAATGATTATAAAAAGCAGGTTCGTTCTCGATTGAATACGGAAGAAGGAAGAAAATTAATCAGCAAACGAGGTTCGGAGATAGAAACAATTTTTGGACAAATAAAGCATAATCTTGGAATAAGGGGCTTTTTATTAAGAGGATTAGATAAAGTAAAAACAGAATTTGGTATAATAGCAGTAGCGTATAATTTAAAAGGCTCTACTGGGATTTTTGTGAAAAACAAAAATAATCCTTAG
- a CDS encoding HlyD family secretion protein — MKNLKDKLLWFVPLTIIVVALLFILINTFAHHEVIVTGMVETKEIDVASKIPGRIDSLLVREGEQVKKGQLLATLQSKEIDAKVLQAKSVMEAARAQYEMALNGARPEEKEAVQKLYLQAKHQFEFARKTYQRMQKVYKDSVVAQQTMDEIEFKYRAAKEQMEAAQAKYQMVLKGARQEQIKAAEALFHQAEGAYREALAYKEETRLYSPIDGQVQTLVADAGEIIAAGYPIVTLIDPADSWAVFHLREDQLAGIKEGQIVKGFVPALKKELEFKITYLADMGDYATWRATNQKGDFDLKTFEVHARPVKAVDGLRAGMTVQFKIDEIN; from the coding sequence ATGAAAAACTTAAAGGATAAATTACTGTGGTTTGTGCCGTTGACCATTATTGTGGTTGCGCTGCTGTTTATTTTAATCAATACCTTTGCCCATCACGAGGTCATCGTTACGGGCATGGTAGAGACCAAAGAGATTGACGTTGCTTCCAAAATTCCAGGACGAATCGACTCATTGCTGGTGCGGGAAGGAGAGCAGGTTAAAAAAGGACAGCTGCTGGCCACCCTGCAGAGCAAGGAAATAGACGCCAAAGTATTGCAGGCTAAATCGGTAATGGAAGCGGCCCGCGCCCAATACGAAATGGCGCTTAATGGGGCGCGTCCCGAAGAAAAAGAGGCCGTGCAAAAACTGTATTTACAGGCCAAACATCAGTTCGAGTTTGCCCGCAAAACCTATCAACGCATGCAAAAGGTTTACAAAGACAGCGTGGTCGCCCAGCAAACCATGGACGAAATCGAGTTCAAATACAGGGCGGCCAAAGAACAGATGGAAGCCGCTCAGGCCAAATATCAAATGGTGCTTAAGGGAGCGCGCCAGGAGCAGATTAAAGCCGCAGAGGCGCTTTTTCATCAGGCAGAAGGCGCCTATCGTGAAGCGCTGGCCTACAAAGAGGAAACCCGTTTGTACAGTCCCATTGACGGGCAGGTGCAAACTTTAGTGGCAGACGCCGGCGAAATCATTGCCGCCGGCTACCCGATTGTGACCTTAATCGATCCTGCGGATAGTTGGGCGGTCTTTCATCTGCGTGAGGACCAACTTGCCGGGATAAAAGAGGGACAAATTGTAAAAGGCTTTGTACCGGCCTTAAAAAAAGAGTTAGAATTTAAGATTACCTATCTGGCCGACATGGGCGACTATGCCACCTGGCGAGCAACCAATCAAAAAGGCGATTTTGATTTAAAAACCTTTGAAGTGCACGCCCGGCCGGTTAAGGCCGTGGATGGACTGCGTGCAGGAATGACGGTGCAATTCAAAATTGACGAGATTAATTGA
- a CDS encoding ABC transporter permease: MSFTIIKAIMRREWQRIKSRKTLWALILVMPFVVFFSLAPIYERQAVRELPLGVIDHDRSTLSRIIVRSLESSPTFALYGYYDDLQTVEKDFKKGKLQAAIVIPENLEKDLKSGKSAHVVFLKNSANIIVGNVAYKAAMTTLQTLSIGMEMRKFQAGGASSAQALERAHPIAIETLPLYNPFYNYETYLVGGLLPIMLQMVVLIASVLVFSSELKEGTVRELWRISKGNMLNIVVGKSLPHLFLHLSNVFLLTGIVFTIFQIPVQGSLFLLLAYLFLFVVSVFFVGMFISCLFRNNVLATEAAIFISTPAFIFTGYTFPLEAMPWLHRFYASLLPSTHFMTGYLKIFSMGEGWHGVLPEASALFLFLLIGFGGTLLLMFFRKKQMTATGMKKLEATP, encoded by the coding sequence ATGTCATTTACCATCATAAAAGCAATCATGCGGCGCGAATGGCAGAGGATCAAATCCAGAAAAACACTCTGGGCTTTGATTCTGGTCATGCCTTTCGTTGTCTTTTTCAGTCTGGCGCCCATTTACGAACGTCAGGCTGTAAGAGAGTTGCCGCTGGGCGTAATAGATCACGACCGCTCCACCCTGTCGCGCATCATTGTGCGCAGTCTGGAAAGCAGCCCGACCTTTGCGCTGTATGGTTACTATGACGACTTACAAACAGTGGAAAAAGATTTTAAAAAGGGGAAACTACAGGCCGCTATTGTCATTCCTGAAAATCTGGAGAAAGATCTTAAATCGGGCAAAAGCGCCCATGTCGTCTTTCTCAAAAATTCCGCTAATATTATTGTGGGCAATGTGGCCTACAAGGCTGCCATGACCACGCTACAAACGCTTTCGATTGGAATGGAGATGAGAAAGTTTCAGGCTGGCGGCGCCAGTTCCGCTCAGGCGCTGGAAAGAGCGCACCCCATTGCCATTGAAACCCTGCCCCTGTACAACCCCTTTTACAATTATGAAACCTATTTAGTTGGCGGATTGTTGCCCATCATGCTTCAAATGGTGGTGTTAATCGCCTCGGTACTGGTTTTTAGCTCCGAACTTAAAGAAGGCACCGTGCGGGAGCTGTGGCGCATATCTAAGGGAAACATGCTGAACATCGTCGTCGGAAAATCGCTGCCCCATTTATTTTTACATTTAAGCAATGTGTTTCTGCTGACAGGCATTGTTTTCACGATTTTTCAGATTCCCGTCCAGGGTTCTCTTTTTCTGCTTCTCGCTTACCTTTTTCTGTTTGTGGTGTCCGTTTTTTTTGTAGGCATGTTTATTTCCTGTCTCTTTCGCAATAACGTGCTGGCAACCGAAGCGGCCATCTTCATCAGCACGCCGGCGTTCATTTTTACAGGCTACACCTTTCCGCTGGAAGCGATGCCCTGGCTGCACCGCTTTTACGCCAGCTTGCTGCCCTCTACTCATTTTATGACCGGCTATCTCAAAATTTTTAGCATGGGCGAGGGCTGGCACGGCGTTTTACCGGAAGCAAGCGCTCTTTTTCTTTTTCTGCTTATTGGATTTGGCGGCACCTTACTGTTGATGTTTTTCCGGAAAAAGCAGATGACAGCAACGGGAATGAAAAAATTGGAGGCCACGCCATGA
- the rsxA gene encoding electron transport complex subunit RsxA: MAEMALIIVSAVFVNNVIFSRFLGLCPYFGVSKKLDTAVGMSMAVIFVLTLAGAITYIIQTYVLEPLHIGYLQTIAFILVIASLVQLVEIVMKKIAPALYRALGIFLPLITTNCAILGVSILAVQSKFDLIRTIIFSFGSALGFGLALVIFSSVREALETRDIPKAFQGAPISMIVAGILAMAFMGFTGMVK, encoded by the coding sequence ATGGCAGAAATGGCATTGATCATCGTTAGCGCAGTTTTCGTCAACAATGTTATTTTTTCTCGGTTTTTAGGCCTTTGCCCGTACTTTGGCGTATCAAAAAAATTGGATACGGCGGTGGGCATGTCCATGGCCGTGATTTTTGTTTTAACCCTGGCCGGAGCCATCACCTACATTATTCAAACTTATGTGCTGGAGCCGCTGCACATCGGCTACCTGCAAACCATCGCCTTTATTCTGGTTATCGCTTCGCTGGTTCAGCTGGTGGAAATCGTTATGAAAAAAATAGCGCCGGCGCTTTACCGGGCGCTGGGTATTTTTTTGCCCTTAATTACCACCAACTGCGCCATTCTTGGCGTTTCCATTCTGGCCGTGCAAAGTAAGTTTGATCTGATCAGAACAATTATCTTCTCTTTTGGTTCGGCGCTGGGCTTTGGATTGGCGCTGGTTATTTTTTCCAGCGTACGCGAGGCGCTGGAAACGCGCGACATCCCAAAAGCTTTCCAGGGCGCGCCCATTTCCATGATTGTCGCTGGCATCCTGGCCATGGCTTTTATGGGCTTTACCGGAATGGTGAAATAA
- a CDS encoding ABC transporter permease, with protein MKISQTKLLQALRREVAILFKDVDILLIVLVSPLFYALFYGTVYVHKVETDIPVIVIDQDNSALSRKLIRSLDASQNLLVVRVTQDAVEAKSAIEDWQTQGAIWIPADFSKTLKSGRQAHLKVYLNTSRFLPSNDINRAVQQTVATLAAGVRLRYFQARGLNFDQATEQIQPLRVDDRNLFNVRQSYGDFLIPGVLALILQQTLLFGLAMSVAREFELNSFEEWQKTSKDNTLLMFAGKGIFYFTLYLAYSLFFFSVIYGVLHLPFHGRYGTFLLLTALFLLNVTLWGMIIGSFFRSKIVALQTLVFSSYPLFLLSGFSWPLQSMPWWLKNLSTLLPSTSYFLAMQRVTAMNAGPADIVRELLHLLLLFVLSTSLAYWRFQYLQKSVPLGASVRV; from the coding sequence ATGAAAATCTCACAGACAAAACTGCTACAGGCCTTGCGCAGAGAGGTTGCCATCCTCTTTAAGGATGTGGACATTTTACTCATCGTGCTTGTTTCTCCATTATTTTACGCCCTGTTCTACGGAACGGTTTATGTCCACAAAGTAGAAACCGATATACCGGTCATTGTTATCGATCAGGATAACAGCGCGCTTTCCAGAAAACTGATTCGCAGCCTGGACGCCAGTCAAAACCTGTTGGTGGTGCGCGTTACTCAGGACGCGGTAGAAGCTAAAAGCGCCATCGAAGACTGGCAGACGCAGGGCGCCATCTGGATTCCAGCGGATTTTTCTAAAACTTTAAAAAGCGGCAGGCAGGCGCATCTCAAGGTGTATTTAAACACCAGTCGTTTTTTGCCTTCCAACGACATCAATCGCGCCGTTCAGCAAACAGTGGCCACTCTGGCTGCCGGGGTGCGCCTCCGTTATTTTCAGGCCAGGGGATTGAATTTTGATCAGGCTACTGAACAAATTCAGCCCCTGCGCGTGGATGATCGCAATCTTTTTAATGTGCGGCAAAGTTACGGTGATTTTCTTATTCCCGGCGTGCTGGCGTTGATTTTACAACAAACGTTGTTGTTTGGCCTGGCCATGTCCGTAGCCCGGGAATTCGAATTAAACAGCTTTGAAGAGTGGCAAAAAACAAGCAAGGACAATACCCTGTTAATGTTTGCGGGCAAAGGAATTTTTTACTTTACTCTTTACCTGGCCTATAGCCTTTTCTTTTTCAGCGTTATTTACGGCGTTCTGCATCTACCGTTTCATGGACGCTACGGCACGTTTTTGCTTTTGACGGCTTTATTTTTATTGAATGTTACCCTGTGGGGCATGATTATCGGCTCTTTTTTCAGGAGCAAGATTGTAGCCTTACAGACACTGGTGTTTAGCAGTTATCCGTTGTTTCTACTTTCTGGTTTTAGTTGGCCGCTGCAAAGCATGCCCTGGTGGCTTAAAAACTTAAGCACGCTTCTGCCATCGACTTCCTATTTTTTAGCCATGCAGCGCGTAACGGCCATGAACGCAGGGCCTGCCGATATCGTGCGGGAGTTACTCCACCTGCTACTTTTATTTGTGCTGAGTACCAGCCTCGCTTATTGGCGATTTCAATATTTACAAAAAAGTGTGCCATTGGGGGCGAGTGTTAGAGTGTAA
- a CDS encoding RnfABCDGE type electron transport complex subunit E yields the protein MNIKEKFIKSFFVENPVTVLLLGLCPTLATTTSAENGIGMGLATTFVLICSNVVISMLRNIIPNRVRIPAYIVVIATFVTIVDMSMQATVYNLHKTLGLFIPLIVVNCIILGRAEAFASKNSIGHSFLDGLFMGLGFTFALFILGSVREILGSGAWLGMQLIPESWSTILVFVLAPGAFLSLGFILVAMNKVSRLLEGGK from the coding sequence ATGAACATCAAAGAAAAATTCATCAAATCGTTTTTCGTAGAAAATCCGGTTACCGTATTATTGTTAGGGCTTTGCCCCACCCTGGCCACCACAACTTCTGCTGAAAATGGCATTGGAATGGGGCTGGCTACCACCTTTGTGCTCATCTGTTCCAATGTGGTGATCTCCATGCTGCGCAATATTATTCCTAACCGCGTGCGCATTCCGGCGTACATTGTGGTTATTGCCACCTTTGTGACCATTGTGGATATGAGCATGCAGGCAACGGTTTACAATCTGCACAAAACCTTAGGACTGTTCATTCCTTTAATTGTGGTTAACTGTATCATCCTGGGACGGGCGGAAGCCTTTGCCTCTAAAAATTCGATTGGCCATTCTTTTCTCGATGGTCTGTTCATGGGGCTGGGCTTTACCTTTGCGCTGTTTATTCTGGGCAGCGTACGCGAAATATTAGGTTCTGGCGCCTGGCTGGGCATGCAGTTGATTCCCGAAAGCTGGAGTACCATTCTGGTGTTTGTGCTGGCTCCCGGCGCATTTCTTTCACTGGGATTCATTTTAGTGGCCATGAACAAGGTTTCCCGCTTGCTGGAAGGGGGTAAATGA
- a CDS encoding ISL3 family transposase — protein sequence MKDKELFKQILGLSHPWEVSKVDLDIANEEVEIEIIYKSKKGFCPECEVEYDIYDHREKRRWRHLDTCQMKTYIVCKVPRIKCKEHGVKTIKVPWAEKSSRTTLLFERFAIELLLASKNQSKTAQLLRISFDMLHHIMSKAVERGLSRRTEEDIKYIGIDEKSMKRGHTYVSVLSDSERRRVIDVSEGRTTSSASSLINKGLTEKQKEGLKAVSMDMWKAFIKAVQKELPNASIVHDKFHIMKYLNDGVDKTRREEARKLQKSNDKTLVKSKYLFLKNPENMTDKQLSRFRKIQELNLITSQAWAAKENFKEFFRSETINDAKFFFAEWYQDIKERSLNKMIKVAKMLIAHSDGLLNYIRYQIDNSVAEWLNGKIQEIKTVGRGFRKFENFRIAILFFLGKLDLFPQESQ from the coding sequence ATGAAAGATAAAGAATTATTTAAACAGATTTTGGGACTTTCGCATCCCTGGGAAGTGTCTAAAGTTGACTTAGATATTGCGAATGAGGAAGTAGAAATAGAGATTATCTATAAGTCAAAAAAAGGTTTTTGTCCCGAATGCGAAGTGGAATATGATATTTATGATCATCGCGAAAAACGTCGTTGGCGGCATTTGGATACATGCCAAATGAAGACCTATATTGTCTGCAAAGTACCCCGCATTAAATGCAAGGAACATGGAGTAAAAACGATCAAAGTACCTTGGGCAGAAAAGTCGAGTCGAACGACTTTATTATTTGAACGTTTTGCTATTGAGTTATTACTGGCCTCCAAAAACCAGAGCAAAACGGCGCAACTTTTACGGATCAGCTTTGATATGCTTCATCATATAATGAGCAAAGCAGTGGAACGCGGGCTATCACGCCGAACGGAAGAGGACATTAAATATATCGGGATAGATGAGAAGAGTATGAAAAGAGGTCATACTTATGTAAGCGTATTATCCGATAGTGAAAGAAGACGTGTAATAGATGTAAGTGAAGGCCGCACAACAAGCTCTGCCAGTTCGTTAATAAACAAGGGATTAACAGAGAAACAAAAGGAGGGCCTCAAAGCGGTCAGTATGGATATGTGGAAAGCTTTTATTAAAGCTGTTCAAAAGGAGCTTCCCAATGCTTCCATAGTGCATGACAAATTTCATATAATGAAGTATTTAAATGATGGAGTGGATAAAACCAGACGAGAGGAAGCCCGTAAATTACAAAAATCTAATGATAAAACCTTAGTGAAAAGTAAATATTTATTTTTAAAGAATCCGGAAAATATGACGGACAAGCAATTATCGCGTTTCAGAAAAATTCAAGAACTTAACCTTATCACTTCCCAGGCTTGGGCGGCCAAAGAGAACTTCAAAGAATTCTTTAGGAGTGAAACAATAAATGATGCGAAATTCTTTTTTGCGGAATGGTATCAGGATATTAAGGAACGTTCTTTAAATAAAATGATTAAAGTAGCAAAAATGCTCATTGCTCATTCAGATGGCTTATTAAACTATATAAGATATCAGATAGATAATTCAGTAGCCGAATGGTTGAACGGCAAGATACAGGAGATAAAAACAGTTGGTAGAGGCTTTAGAAAATTTGAAAATTTTAGGATAGCAATACTATTCTTTCTTGGTAAATTAGACCTTTTTCCACAGGAATCCCAGTAG
- a CDS encoding RnfABCDGE type electron transport complex subunit G, protein MDKQESGFKIISVLVLIAFFAAALLAYVNKITREPIARNMKEETRHAVRIVLNSLGHIEYPDDPLAKNLSSFQAKYFPARDSTGKVIGYAVIVNAPNGFSGDFEMMIGIDSTGKVLDTYVLNHKETPGLGDNMKKEDFRKQFRGRTLDNTKWAVKKDGGDIDALTAATITSRAFTSGVKRALMVFQALKEEKEK, encoded by the coding sequence ATGGATAAACAGGAAAGCGGATTTAAAATCATCAGTGTGCTGGTGCTGATCGCCTTTTTTGCGGCAGCCCTGCTGGCTTATGTGAACAAGATTACGCGCGAGCCCATTGCCCGCAACATGAAAGAGGAAACGCGGCACGCCGTGCGAATTGTGCTTAACAGTTTGGGCCATATAGAATACCCGGACGATCCCCTGGCTAAAAACTTAAGCTCGTTTCAGGCTAAATATTTCCCTGCCAGGGATTCCACCGGTAAAGTTATCGGCTACGCCGTCATCGTAAATGCCCCCAATGGTTTCAGCGGTGATTTTGAAATGATGATCGGCATCGATTCCACCGGCAAAGTTCTGGACACGTACGTGCTCAATCACAAAGAGACGCCGGGGCTTGGCGACAACATGAAAAAAGAAGACTTCAGGAAACAATTCCGCGGTCGGACATTGGATAATACCAAATGGGCTGTTAAAAAAGACGGCGGCGATATTGACGCCTTGACGGCCGCAACCATTACCTCGCGGGCTTTTACATCCGGCGTAAAACGGGCTTTAATGGTGTTTCAGGCGCTTAAAGAGGAAAAAGAAAAATGA